The sequence below is a genomic window from Pogoniulus pusillus isolate bPogPus1 chromosome 10, bPogPus1.pri, whole genome shotgun sequence.
GCAGCATGAGGATGGTGGGGGGCCAAGACCTGGGTGTGGGCTGCCGTTGGGTGCAGGTCTGTCCCTGGAGAGCCTGCTGATCAACATGAGGTGCAAGTGCATCAAATCGACCACCCAGGTCATCAACTTGGGGCTGATCCTGGCCATCGACGTTACGCCGCCGGGGATCCactgcaggaggaaggagatcATGTAAGTGGGCaaggctgcaaagcagaaaCTGCAAACTGCTGGCTCGTGGCCTGGTGCAAAAATCCCTTCATCCCTAAGCCCTCTGGTGACTCTTGCAAGTCCTGAggtgctgctgacagcttgAATGGGGTTGAGCCTTGGCACTGTCGTGGAGCTGAGGTGGAAGCCCAAATAGTCCCCATCTATCCGTGGTGAGGGTTGCAGGGGTGTGCTCAGGACTGcgctggggaaaaggaggggttTCCTCTGCAGACAGTTAGAGGTTCTCCAGGGAACAGGCATTGAGTGGGGCTGATGAGATCTTGTTGCCTTGCAGCCTCACCCTGAAGAGAAACAAGAAGGTGTGTGTGGCCCCCGAGGCACCCTGGATCCAGCTGCTCATCCATAAGCTGACAGAGAGGTGGGCagcaaccccaaaacaaacaacatctCACATGGGGCTGGCAAGATGATCTCCTCCTCCTGACTGCtggcattgaggtgctgaagcaggtccataaaagggcaaccaagctggaggaatgtctggagaacagggctggtgaagagcagctgagggaagtggaggtgtttagcctggaggagcaTGGAGTGAGGCAGGAGTTGGTCTGTCCAACCAGGTAATAAGTGATAGAGCAAGGGGAAagaagtcaccgtccctggaggtgttgaagcaaagcctggctgaggcacttagtgccatggtcgggttgattggacagggctgggtgacaggttggactggatgatcctggacaTCTCTTCCCACTTggtttgactctatgattccatgaaatgtcctcaagttgcaccaagggaggttgaggttggatatgaggaagaatttcttccctgcaagagtgctcaggaacaggctgcccagggaggtggtggagtccccatccctggaggcgttcaggaAGCCTGTGGCGCTTGAGGATGTCATTTagcagccatggtggtgttgggtggaaggttgaactggatgatcttagattTCCACCCTTGATGACTCTGCTTTtcatttcttccctccctcacaACCTGCAGGAGTGTCACCAAAAGGGAAGCAGCAAGACGGCGGCGGCGGGAAGCAGCGCAGTGGGCTGGGGGAGCACAGCCGCGGTGCTGCCCCCCTTGCAGCGCCCCCAACctgcttctccctctgcctGGGTACAGTAACAACTAACCAGCCATGGTTATTTACTCCTCTGTGGGCACATCTCCTCTGCTGGGATTcaccttcctctgctctcctcacaccaaGGTTTTCCCTTTGGGGTCACCTTTTGGGTTCCCGCACATGAcagcagcccctcctgggtgCCATCAATAAAAGGATGAACCTGCTGTTCCCCTCTCAGCTGTGGCAGCTCTTTCTGCACAGATTTGTGTCCAAATTGGGGGGTTTGGTGTGGGGGACTTGGGCCAGGCCGTGGCACCATGGAGccttcagctgctttgctgctgggtGCATCCCCATGTGTTGCTTTTCCTTTGTCCCAGCTCTTTGTGCCTTTTTCTGACACCTATGGTCGTGCTGTGGGGCACTGGCAGGAGTTAGGATGGGATCTGACCTGACTCACAGGAGAAATGGGAGATACTGGGATACAACTTCCCAGTGATGGGCTGAGCTTCTCTCCATGGAGCCTCATTTTCCTGGCATGGATGCACACCTCCCACCAGGGGTGGCACAGGGACCCCAGGAGATGGTGACACCTAAGGTCATGCTATGGGGCACTGGCAGGAGTTAGGATGGGATCTGACCTCTGACTCACAGGAGAAATGGGAGATACTGGGATACAACTTCCCAGTGATGGGCTGAGCTTCTCTCCATGGAGCCTCATTTTCCTGGGATGGATGCACACCTCCCACCAGGGGTGGCACAGCAGGGGGTGATGTCCCCATCTCTAGAGGGGTTCAAGAAATACGTGGTcatggcacttgggggcatGGTTTGATAGCCACGATGGtgtgggttggattggataattttgggagggcttttccaacctaaacaatcccaggattctaaagagaggacaaaaggtttAAAGCAGATACAGGGAGGAGTAAGGAGGAGCTGCTCCCAGGCTCCACTGTGCCCTGACTCCATGCTGCTCTCCACGAAAGGCCACACTCCTTggatggaaagaaggaaacAGACCAACCCAGCTGCATTGTACAaaatcctcttttcttttttaccatcatttatatatctatatacacacacaaaacctcGGAGCTAACAGAGTTACCAGGCTGAGGTTTAAAAAGTTGCTGGTGGAAGGGTGttggattttgttttctctgcgTGCTttaggcagtgctgctgcttccaagGTAGACACCAGGCACCATCTTTTTGACAGCAAATCAAGGCAGTGAGGAGCACTAAAGGGCTTTGGGGGAGTTGggtgggtttattttttgtCCAGGTGCTAgctttgagggtgctgaggtgTGCTGGGAATCCAAAGGCAGTGGCTCTAAGCTGGAAGAGGATGGATTTAGACTGGACCttgggaagaattttt
It includes:
- the LOC135179076 gene encoding C-X-C motif chemokine 2-like; its protein translation is MQLLAAVVALALLLSNVVPGHGLSLESLLINMRCKCIKSTTQVINLGLILAIDVTPPGIHCRRKEIILTLKRNKKVCVAPEAPWIQLLIHKLTESSEAEEVKLPCSPPIQRQKR